In one Fusobacterium perfoetens ATCC 29250 genomic region, the following are encoded:
- the hflX gene encoding GTPase HflX, with amino-acid sequence MIGGNIQGVKDYLLKELENLFEEKIEKGKFLREDIILKIVEISTLINKEISIAIDRNGKILDINIGDSGSATLPKVEYKERKLCGIRIIHTHPNGNPKLSDVDISALIELKLDAISAVGINKDGKINGISMGFCKVQDNNILHEEYLSKNLSTVEDYNYLAKVQEIEKELRARNIDEDYKEYAILVGRESQESLDELKELASACDIETVHMILQKGSKIDKSFYIGSGKVIELARAKQIRAANLIIFDEELSGIQIRNLEDNIGCRVIDRTSLILEIFARRARTKEAKIQVKLAELKYKGTRLIGFGTELSRIGGGLGNRGLGETKLELDRRKIKDEISNLKTELEKIKKIRGTQREKREKSNMGKISLVGYTNVGKSTLRNLIVKNYCKDNSNKTEDVFAENMLFATLDTTVRVVELKDKKEVAVIDTVGFIRKLPHDLVEAFKSTLEEVIFSDILIHVVDSSSENLFKEISVVEGVLKELGCEDKPTILALNKTDKISEEKLLEIEEKLSAYETVRISAKENINVDLLLEKAIEKLPEDLRKIEYIIPYTDTSVSAYIHNNSSVLSEEYQNEGIYIVAMVDEKVYNKCRKYEK; translated from the coding sequence ATGATAGGTGGAAATATCCAAGGAGTTAAAGATTATTTATTAAAAGAACTTGAAAATTTATTTGAAGAAAAAATAGAAAAAGGAAAATTTTTAAGAGAAGATATTATTTTAAAAATTGTAGAAATTAGTACTTTAATAAATAAAGAAATTAGTATAGCAATAGATAGAAATGGAAAAATTTTAGATATCAATATAGGGGATAGTGGAAGTGCTACTTTACCAAAAGTAGAGTATAAAGAAAGAAAACTTTGTGGAATAAGAATTATTCATACTCACCCAAATGGAAATCCAAAACTTTCAGATGTAGATATCTCAGCACTTATAGAATTAAAATTAGATGCTATTTCAGCTGTTGGAATTAATAAAGATGGAAAGATAAATGGAATTTCAATGGGATTTTGTAAAGTTCAAGACAATAATATTTTACATGAAGAGTATTTATCTAAAAATCTTTCTACTGTAGAAGATTATAATTATTTAGCTAAAGTTCAAGAAATTGAAAAAGAGTTAAGAGCTAGAAATATAGATGAAGATTATAAAGAATATGCTATTTTAGTTGGAAGAGAGAGTCAAGAAAGTTTAGATGAGTTAAAAGAACTTGCTAGTGCTTGTGATATAGAAACAGTACATATGATATTACAAAAAGGAAGTAAAATAGATAAAAGTTTTTATATTGGAAGTGGAAAAGTAATAGAACTTGCTAGAGCTAAACAAATTAGGGCAGCTAATTTAATAATATTTGATGAAGAGTTATCAGGAATACAAATAAGAAACTTAGAAGATAATATAGGGTGTAGAGTAATTGATAGAACATCTTTGATATTAGAAATTTTTGCAAGAAGAGCTAGAACAAAAGAAGCAAAAATTCAAGTGAAATTAGCTGAATTAAAATATAAAGGAACAAGATTAATAGGTTTTGGAACTGAGTTATCTAGAATTGGTGGAGGTTTAGGAAATAGAGGGCTTGGAGAAACAAAACTAGAGTTAGATAGAAGAAAAATAAAAGATGAAATATCTAATTTGAAAACAGAATTAGAAAAAATAAAAAAAATTAGAGGAACTCAAAGAGAAAAAAGAGAAAAATCTAATATGGGAAAAATTTCTTTAGTAGGTTATACAAATGTTGGAAAATCTACTCTTAGAAACTTAATTGTAAAAAATTATTGTAAAGACAATAGTAATAAAACAGAAGATGTTTTTGCTGAAAATATGTTATTTGCTACTTTAGATACTACAGTTAGAGTTGTAGAATTAAAAGATAAAAAAGAGGTTGCTGTGATAGATACAGTTGGTTTTATTAGAAAACTTCCACATGACTTAGTAGAAGCTTTTAAATCTACATTAGAAGAAGTAATTTTTTCTGATATATTAATACATGTAGTAGACTCATCAAGTGAAAATTTATTTAAAGAAATTTCTGTTGTAGAGGGAGTTCTTAAAGAACTTGGTTGTGAGGATAAGCCAACAATATTGGCTCTTAATAAAACAGATAAAATAAGTGAAGAAAAATTGTTGGAGATAGAGGAAAAATTATCAGCTTATGAAACAGTGAGAATAAGTGCAAAAGAGAATATAAATGTAGATTTATTATTAGAAAAAGCAATAGAAAAATTACCAGAAGATTTAAGAAAAATAGAATATATAATTCCTTATACAGATACTTCTGTATCAGCATATATTCATAATAATAGTTCTGTTTTATCAGAAGAATATCAAAATGAAGGAATATATATAGTTGCTATGGTAGATGAAAAAGTGTATAATAAATGTAGAAAGTATGAAAAATAA
- a CDS encoding proline--tRNA ligase: MRFSKYYIKTLKETPKEAEIVSHKLLLRAGMIKKLASGVYTYLPMGYRTLRKVENIVREEMNKAGAVELFMPVLQPAEIWQESGRWDVMGAEMIRLKDRHERDFVLGPTHEEVITDIVRSDIFSYKALPINLYQIQTKFRDERRPRFGLMRGREFLMKDGYSFSVDREGLDKEFDNMQQAYSKIFSRCGLDFRIVDADSGAIGGSGSKEFHVMANSGEDELIFCDSCHYGANVEKATNVITNLPKEELKEPVLVPTPNIAKIEDVVKSLEVEIERTVKAIMYKDVVNDKPYMVLIRGDIEVNEVKVKNLIDTIDIVMLTDEEIQKLGLFKGFIGPYGLDLKSKGITVIADESVINIPNHTAGGNQKDTHYLNVNYGRDYTADIVADVRKVKEGDICSICGKPLRVARGIECGHIFKLGKKYSTPMHAVVLDENGKEVVMEMGCYGIGISRTMSAAIEQNNDENGIIWSTAIAPFIVDVIATNMKDEAQVSLAEELHNLLEENGIETIYDDRNERAGFKFKDADLIGFPFKVVCGKKSSEGIVELKIRRTNETIEIEKSKVVETVKELMKKY; encoded by the coding sequence ATGAGATTTAGTAAATATTATATAAAAACTCTAAAAGAAACCCCAAAAGAAGCAGAAATAGTAAGTCACAAACTATTACTTAGAGCAGGAATGATAAAAAAATTGGCTAGTGGAGTTTATACTTATTTACCAATGGGATATAGAACTCTTAGAAAAGTAGAAAATATTGTAAGAGAAGAGATGAATAAAGCAGGGGCTGTAGAGTTATTTATGCCTGTATTACAACCAGCTGAAATATGGCAAGAGTCAGGAAGATGGGATGTAATGGGTGCTGAAATGATTAGACTTAAAGATAGACATGAAAGAGATTTTGTGTTAGGACCTACTCATGAAGAAGTAATAACTGATATTGTTAGAAGTGATATCTTTTCATATAAAGCATTACCAATAAATTTATATCAAATACAAACTAAATTTAGAGATGAAAGAAGACCTAGATTTGGACTTATGAGAGGAAGAGAATTCCTTATGAAAGATGGATATTCTTTTTCAGTAGATAGAGAAGGACTTGATAAAGAATTTGATAATATGCAACAAGCTTATTCAAAAATATTCTCAAGATGTGGATTAGATTTTAGAATAGTTGATGCTGATTCAGGGGCAATTGGTGGTAGTGGTTCAAAAGAATTCCATGTTATGGCAAACTCAGGAGAAGATGAATTAATTTTCTGTGATTCTTGTCATTATGGAGCAAATGTAGAAAAAGCTACAAATGTAATAACAAATCTTCCTAAAGAAGAATTAAAAGAACCAGTATTAGTTCCAACTCCAAATATTGCAAAGATAGAAGATGTTGTAAAAAGTTTAGAAGTAGAAATAGAAAGAACAGTTAAAGCTATAATGTATAAAGATGTAGTTAATGATAAACCTTATATGGTATTAATAAGAGGGGATATAGAAGTTAACGAAGTTAAAGTAAAAAATCTTATAGATACAATAGATATAGTTATGTTAACTGATGAAGAAATTCAAAAATTAGGATTATTTAAAGGATTCATAGGACCATATGGATTAGATTTAAAATCAAAAGGAATAACAGTTATAGCTGATGAGTCTGTAATAAATATTCCTAACCACACAGCTGGAGGAAATCAAAAAGATACTCACTATTTAAATGTAAATTATGGAAGAGATTATACAGCTGATATAGTAGCTGATGTAAGAAAAGTTAAAGAAGGAGATATCTGTTCAATCTGTGGAAAACCTTTAAGAGTAGCAAGAGGAATAGAATGTGGACATATATTTAAATTAGGTAAAAAATACTCTACTCCAATGCATGCAGTTGTATTAGATGAAAATGGAAAAGAAGTTGTTATGGAAATGGGATGTTATGGAATAGGAATTTCTAGAACAATGTCAGCTGCTATTGAGCAAAATAATGATGAAAATGGTATTATTTGGTCAACAGCAATTGCTCCATTTATAGTAGATGTAATAGCAACTAATATGAAAGATGAAGCTCAAGTTTCTTTAGCTGAAGAGTTACATAATTTATTAGAAGAAAATGGAATAGAAACTATTTATGATGATAGAAATGAAAGAGCTGGTTTCAAATTTAAAGATGCTGACTTAATTGGATTCCCATTTAAAGTAGTTTGTGGTAAAAAATCTTCTGAAGGAATTGTTGAATTAAAAATAAGAAGAACAAACGAGACTATTGAAATTGAAAAATCAAAAGTAGTTGAAACTGTAAAAGAATTAATGAAAAAATACTAA
- a CDS encoding tripartite tricarboxylate transporter permease translates to MLGNLLTGLGTALQIGNFIYLVLGVGGGIVIGALPGLTATMGVAILLPFTFGMDAVTGLIMLVGIYVGAIYGGSISAILLNTPGTPASAATCFDGYPLVKQGHPAKALSASTIASACGGLISCVALVTISPVLAKFALRFSAPEYFALALFGLTIIASISAENFLKGITAGVVGLLISTAGMDYITSYPRFTFGIVDLLNGFSVIPVLIGLFAVSEVFNQIEALINEKEIKTNIKMDRSYMNLSEIKYCAPTILKSGIIGTFIGAIPGAGADIAAFVCYNEVKRSNKNEKFGEGNLKGICAPEAGNNGVTGGALVPLLTLGVPGDAVAAVLLGALIIQGLTPGPLLFEQNPEIVYGLFSSMILGNILLLVIGLAGIKFYSRIVEIPKIMMIPSILMLSSIGSYSMNNSIFDVGVTFAFGIMGYIMGKIKMPSSPIVLSVILGPMLETNLRKAVLMYEGSYAFLWTRPITIVFLLLSVLSAYSAIKKQKK, encoded by the coding sequence ATGTTAGGAAATTTATTAACAGGTTTAGGAACAGCTTTACAAATAGGAAACTTTATATATTTAGTTTTAGGTGTAGGTGGAGGGATAGTAATAGGGGCATTACCAGGTCTTACAGCAACAATGGGAGTTGCTATACTATTACCTTTTACTTTTGGAATGGATGCAGTTACAGGTCTTATAATGCTAGTTGGTATATATGTAGGGGCTATTTATGGTGGTTCTATATCAGCAATACTTTTAAATACTCCTGGAACTCCAGCATCAGCAGCTACATGTTTTGATGGATATCCATTAGTAAAACAAGGACATCCTGCTAAAGCTTTAAGTGCTTCAACTATAGCTTCAGCTTGTGGAGGATTAATAAGTTGTGTGGCTCTTGTAACAATTTCACCAGTTTTAGCGAAATTTGCTTTAAGGTTTTCAGCTCCAGAATATTTTGCTTTGGCTTTGTTTGGATTAACAATAATAGCAAGTATATCAGCTGAAAATTTCTTAAAAGGAATAACAGCTGGAGTTGTGGGATTATTAATCTCTACAGCAGGAATGGATTATATTACAAGTTATCCAAGATTTACTTTTGGGATAGTAGATTTATTAAATGGATTTTCAGTTATTCCAGTTTTAATAGGATTATTTGCTGTATCAGAAGTTTTTAACCAAATAGAAGCTTTAATAAATGAAAAAGAAATAAAAACAAATATTAAGATGGATAGATCTTACATGAATTTATCTGAGATTAAGTATTGTGCACCTACAATTTTAAAATCAGGAATAATTGGAACATTTATAGGAGCTATTCCAGGAGCAGGGGCAGATATAGCAGCTTTTGTTTGTTATAATGAAGTAAAAAGAAGTAATAAAAATGAAAAATTTGGAGAAGGAAATCTTAAAGGAATTTGTGCACCAGAAGCAGGAAATAATGGTGTAACAGGTGGAGCATTAGTACCATTGTTAACTCTTGGAGTACCAGGGGATGCAGTAGCAGCTGTACTTTTAGGAGCTTTAATAATTCAAGGATTAACACCAGGACCATTATTATTTGAACAAAATCCAGAAATTGTTTATGGATTATTTAGTTCAATGATTTTAGGTAATATACTTTTATTAGTTATTGGATTAGCAGGAATAAAATTCTATAGTAGAATAGTTGAAATTCCAAAAATAATGATGATTCCTAGTATTTTAATGTTATCATCAATAGGTTCTTATTCAATGAATAATAGTATATTTGATGTAGGAGTAACATTTGCTTTTGGAATAATGGGATATATTATGGGAAAAATAAAAATGCCTAGTTCACCTATTGTTTTATCTGTAATATTAGGACCTATGTTAGAAACAAATTTAAGAAAAGCAGTTCTTATGTATGAAGGGTCATATGCTTTTCTATGGACTAGACCAATAACTATAGTATTTTTATTGTTATCTGTGTTATCAGCATATTCAGCAATAAAAAAACAAAAAAAATAA
- the recG gene encoding ATP-dependent DNA helicase RecG, which yields MENNYEIIFEKVENLENLTPKEKKNLLSLGILTLKDLIYYFPRAYDDRTNIKKIEELRGNEYVVLKVQFLTITNPYLPSRVKMTKARATDGTGVIDVVWFQMPYLAKTLKVGEEYILIGQVKPGYNFQMTNPEYKKVSNQQEVSKGEILPIYSTTKAFTQNSLRKILKKILNNYSKYFYENIPNEIVEKYKILDRKSALKEIHFPENKKLLEEGKRRFAIEELLVLEMGILQNKYVSGNLHERNYKLKDNRNLVKNYLENLGFQLTKAQKKVITEIYKELNEGIYINRLIQGDVGSGKTIVAMVLLLYIIENNYQGVIMAPTEILATQHYLSVKEEFENLGVRVDLLTGSVKGKKKEKLLEDIKNGEAQLLIGTHALIEDNVEFKNLGLIVIDEQHRFGVVQRKKLRDKGILSNLLVMSATPIPRSLALSIYGDLDVSIIDELPPGRKPIKTKWINNDSDLQKVYEFIEKKLKEGRQSYFIVPLIEDSDKISAKSVEEYRVEIENIFFNRKIGILHGKMKNQEKDEIMKQFKNKEIDILLSTTVVEVGVNVPNASIITIINAERFGLSSLHQLRGRVGRGEYQSYCFLISNSDNDNTKARMRIMEKTNDGFEIAEEDLRLRKAGEIFGVKQSGFSDLKFIDITQDVKTIKLVKEICLDYLNKNNGKINNEYLSRDILDKFKESI from the coding sequence ATGGAAAATAATTATGAAATAATTTTTGAAAAAGTAGAAAATTTAGAGAATTTAACTCCTAAAGAAAAGAAGAATCTTCTATCTTTAGGAATTTTAACATTAAAAGATTTGATTTATTATTTTCCTAGAGCCTATGATGATAGAACAAATATAAAAAAAATAGAAGAGTTAAGAGGAAATGAATATGTGGTATTAAAAGTACAATTTTTAACTATAACAAATCCATATCTTCCCTCAAGAGTAAAAATGACTAAAGCAAGAGCTACAGATGGAACTGGAGTTATAGATGTAGTTTGGTTTCAAATGCCTTATCTAGCAAAAACTTTAAAAGTTGGAGAAGAGTATATACTGATAGGTCAAGTAAAACCTGGATATAATTTTCAAATGACAAATCCAGAATATAAAAAAGTATCCAATCAACAGGAAGTTTCAAAGGGAGAAATATTACCTATATATAGTACAACAAAAGCATTTACTCAAAATTCTTTAAGAAAAATTTTAAAAAAAATATTAAATAATTATTCAAAATATTTTTATGAAAATATTCCAAATGAAATTGTAGAAAAATATAAAATTTTAGATAGAAAATCTGCTTTGAAAGAAATTCATTTTCCAGAAAATAAAAAATTATTAGAAGAAGGAAAAAGAAGATTTGCTATAGAAGAATTATTAGTATTAGAAATGGGAATTTTACAGAATAAATATGTATCTGGAAATTTACATGAAAGAAATTATAAGTTAAAAGATAATAGAAATTTAGTAAAAAATTATCTTGAAAATTTAGGTTTTCAATTGACAAAAGCTCAGAAAAAAGTTATTACAGAAATATATAAAGAATTAAATGAGGGAATATATATAAATAGGCTTATACAAGGTGATGTTGGAAGTGGAAAAACTATAGTAGCAATGGTTTTATTATTATATATAATAGAAAATAATTATCAAGGTGTAATAATGGCTCCAACAGAAATATTAGCTACACAACATTATCTTTCTGTAAAAGAAGAATTTGAAAATTTAGGAGTGAGGGTAGATTTATTAACTGGTAGTGTAAAAGGCAAGAAAAAAGAAAAATTACTTGAAGATATAAAAAATGGAGAAGCTCAACTTTTAATAGGAACTCATGCTTTAATTGAAGATAATGTAGAATTTAAAAATTTAGGATTAATAGTAATAGATGAACAACATAGATTTGGAGTTGTACAAAGAAAAAAATTAAGAGATAAAGGAATTTTGTCTAATTTATTAGTAATGAGTGCTACTCCAATTCCAAGGTCTTTAGCTTTAAGTATATATGGAGATTTAGATGTATCCATAATAGATGAATTACCACCAGGAAGAAAACCTATAAAAACTAAATGGATAAATAATGATAGTGATTTACAAAAAGTTTATGAGTTTATTGAAAAAAAATTAAAAGAGGGAAGACAAAGTTATTTTATAGTACCATTAATAGAAGACAGTGATAAAATTTCAGCAAAATCTGTTGAAGAATATAGAGTAGAAATAGAAAATATATTTTTTAATAGAAAAATAGGAATTCTTCATGGAAAAATGAAAAATCAAGAAAAAGATGAAATAATGAAACAATTTAAAAATAAAGAGATAGATATTTTACTTTCTACAACAGTAGTAGAAGTTGGGGTAAATGTGCCTAATGCAAGTATTATTACAATTATTAATGCAGAAAGATTTGGATTATCTTCATTGCATCAATTGAGAGGAAGGGTTGGAAGAGGAGAGTATCAATCTTATTGTTTCTTAATTTCTAATAGTGATAATGATAATACTAAAGCTAGAATGAGAATAATGGAAAAAACAAATGATGGTTTTGAAATAGCTGAAGAAGATTTAAGGCTTAGAAAAGCTGGAGAAATATTTGGTGTAAAACAATCTGGTTTTAGTGATTTAAAATTTATAGATATAACTCAAGATGTTAAAACTATAAAACTTGTAAAAGAAATTTGTTTAGATTATTTAAATAAAAATAATGGAAAAATAAATAACGAATATTTATCAAGAGATATTTTAGATAAATTTAAAGAAAGTATTTAA
- a CDS encoding dihydroorotate dehydrogenase electron transfer subunit, which translates to MFLEDCKVLENKQVFGTYYLMKLKGEKSINVAKAGQFYMLQCKGQGTILRRPISLHYINKSENILEFYYEVKGLGTKEFANLKEGDTLNIQGPLGNGFTTDIENKTIVVVGGGMGIAPTKLLVERLKENGNKVIYICGGRNKGALEIIKNINLEGIETYITTDDGSLGIKGNVTMPLRTLLEKGGIDGVYTCGPHKMLEFVGKTAQEFGVYCEVSLEERMACGVKACVGCSILTNEGMKKVCHDGPVFDSRVIIDINPKNLEPCGCK; encoded by the coding sequence ATGTTTTTAGAAGATTGCAAAGTTTTAGAAAATAAGCAAGTTTTTGGTACTTATTATCTAATGAAATTAAAAGGAGAGAAGTCTATCAATGTAGCAAAAGCTGGACAGTTTTATATGTTACAATGTAAAGGGCAAGGAACAATCCTTAGAAGACCTATAAGTTTACACTACATTAATAAATCAGAAAATATTTTAGAATTTTATTATGAAGTAAAAGGATTAGGAACAAAAGAGTTTGCAAATTTAAAAGAAGGAGATACTTTAAATATCCAAGGACCATTAGGAAATGGATTTACAACTGATATTGAAAACAAAACAATAGTAGTTGTTGGTGGTGGAATGGGAATAGCTCCTACAAAACTTCTAGTAGAAAGATTAAAAGAAAATGGAAATAAAGTAATCTATATTTGTGGTGGAAGAAATAAAGGTGCTTTAGAAATAATAAAAAATATAAATCTTGAAGGAATAGAAACATATATAACTACAGATGATGGTTCTTTAGGAATTAAAGGAAATGTAACTATGCCACTAAGAACTTTATTAGAAAAAGGTGGAATAGATGGAGTTTATACTTGTGGACCTCATAAAATGTTAGAATTTGTAGGAAAAACTGCTCAAGAATTTGGAGTTTATTGTGAAGTTTCATTAGAAGAGAGAATGGCTTGTGGAGTAAAAGCTTGTGTAGGATGTTCAATCTTAACTAATGAAGGAATGAAAAAAGTTTGTCATGATGGACCTGTTTTTGATAGCAGAGTGATAATAGATATTAATCCAAAAAATCTAGAACCATGTGGATGTAAATAA
- a CDS encoding tripartite tricarboxylate transporter TctB family protein, with translation MLEKVFSILLCIISAVVYYSASNFDMSYIGDSGLGPDFFPKVISVILFILSTLIFAFKVMEEKKERNKEKANQSPKSTLLTIGFFAVYIFLIGRLGYLTSTMLFSFAVISILKKNSLMLKIIYSVVFPVGLYLLFTYAFKVSLPVGILI, from the coding sequence TTGTTAGAAAAAGTATTTTCTATTTTATTATGTATTATTAGTGCAGTGGTATATTATTCTGCTAGTAATTTTGATATGAGTTATATTGGAGATAGTGGGTTAGGACCCGACTTTTTTCCAAAAGTGATTTCTGTTATATTATTTATATTAAGTACTCTAATTTTTGCTTTTAAAGTGATGGAAGAGAAAAAAGAAAGAAATAAAGAAAAAGCTAATCAAAGTCCTAAGTCGACTTTATTAACTATTGGTTTTTTTGCTGTTTATATTTTTTTAATAGGAAGATTAGGATATTTAACATCAACAATGTTATTTTCTTTTGCAGTAATTTCTATTTTAAAGAAAAACTCATTAATGTTAAAAATAATATATTCAGTAGTTTTTCCAGTAGGACTATATCTTTTATTCACATATGCGTTTAAAGTATCTTTACCAGTGGGAATATTAATATAG
- a CDS encoding RraA family protein gives MVNINEKELLEVIKEKLNTSVIGDILDSYGYYHQILPPQIKAMKKGQRIVGYAMPVLMIDVFGPQEKPFGRLTEALDQIEENEIYICTGGTQRCAYWGELLTTTAKYRGGVGAIINGYHRDTRQIEKIDWPVFSMGSYAQDSGVRTQVVDFRCTIEIGGVTIHNRDLIVADEDGVVVVPKEVEEKVIEEALEKIKGENKFVEAIKNGMSSTEAFKKFGVL, from the coding sequence ATGGTAAATATAAATGAAAAAGAATTATTAGAAGTAATAAAAGAAAAATTAAATACTTCTGTTATTGGAGATATATTAGATTCTTATGGATATTATCATCAAATTTTACCTCCACAAATAAAAGCTATGAAAAAAGGACAAAGAATAGTTGGTTATGCAATGCCTGTATTAATGATAGATGTTTTTGGTCCTCAGGAAAAACCTTTTGGAAGATTAACAGAAGCACTAGACCAAATAGAAGAAAATGAAATTTATATTTGTACTGGTGGAACTCAAAGATGTGCTTATTGGGGAGAATTATTAACAACTACTGCTAAATATAGAGGAGGAGTAGGAGCAATAATAAATGGATATCATAGAGATACAAGACAAATTGAAAAAATAGATTGGCCTGTATTTAGTATGGGAAGTTATGCTCAAGATTCAGGAGTAAGAACTCAAGTTGTAGATTTTCGTTGTACTATTGAGATTGGAGGAGTTACTATTCATAATAGAGATTTGATAGTAGCAGACGAAGATGGAGTTGTAGTGGTTCCAAAAGAAGTAGAAGAAAAAGTTATAGAAGAAGCTTTAGAAAAGATAAAGGGTGAAAATAAATTTGTAGAAGCCATAAAAAACGGAATGAGTTCAACAGAAGCATTTAAGAAATTTGGGGTTTTATAG
- the pyrB gene encoding aspartate carbamoyltransferase, producing MRNFISMKEFDREEILEILKRAEELEKDPKQELIHNKIAATLFFEPSTRTRLSFTSACFRIGAKVLGFDSPDATSLKKGESLRDTIKMINGYSDIVIMRHLRDGAAKFAGDVSDIPIINAGDGANEHPSQTLLDLYTIKKEFGTLDGLVTAFVGDLKYGRTVHSLAKALSKFQCKKFYFVAPDELQITKEIIDELEEKGIEYELVDDYKEILKEVDVLYMTRIQRERFEKPELYEKLKDVYIISKDTILGKCKENMIILHPLPRVNEINIDLDDTKHALYFKQAKNGVPIREAMIGIALDKLNINYKEKEKNEIIFSKEQVCENHNCITKFEQTDNKIEIINGKKFCYYCGREIKK from the coding sequence GTGAGAAACTTTATTTCAATGAAAGAATTTGACAGAGAGGAAATTTTAGAAATCTTAAAAAGAGCTGAAGAATTAGAGAAAGACCCAAAACAGGAGTTAATTCATAATAAAATAGCTGCGACTCTTTTCTTTGAGCCTTCTACAAGAACAAGATTATCTTTTACATCAGCTTGTTTTAGAATAGGAGCGAAAGTTTTAGGGTTTGATAGTCCAGATGCTACTTCTTTAAAAAAAGGAGAAAGTTTAAGAGACACTATAAAAATGATAAATGGATATTCTGATATTGTAATAATGAGACATTTAAGAGATGGGGCAGCAAAATTTGCTGGAGATGTATCTGATATACCTATTATAAATGCTGGAGATGGGGCTAATGAACATCCTAGTCAAACTCTTTTAGATTTATATACAATAAAAAAAGAATTTGGAACTCTTGATGGATTAGTTACAGCTTTCGTAGGAGATTTAAAATATGGAAGAACAGTACACTCACTAGCAAAGGCTCTTTCAAAATTTCAATGTAAAAAATTCTATTTTGTAGCACCAGATGAGTTACAAATTACAAAAGAAATAATAGATGAGCTAGAAGAAAAAGGAATAGAATATGAATTAGTTGATGATTATAAAGAAATATTAAAAGAAGTAGATGTTCTTTATATGACTAGAATTCAAAGAGAAAGATTTGAGAAACCTGAATTATACGAAAAATTAAAAGATGTATATATTATTTCAAAAGATACAATTCTTGGAAAATGTAAAGAAAATATGATAATTTTACATCCATTACCAAGAGTAAATGAAATAAATATAGATTTAGATGATACAAAACATGCTTTATATTTCAAGCAAGCTAAAAATGGAGTTCCTATTAGAGAAGCAATGATAGGAATAGCTCTTGATAAATTAAATATAAATTACAAAGAAAAAGAAAAAAATGAAATAATTTTTTCAAAAGAACAAGTTTGTGAAAATCATAATTGTATAACAAAATTTGAGCAAACAGATAATAAGATAGAAATAATAAATGGTAAAAAATTCTGTTATTATTGTGGAAGAGAGATAAAAAAATAG
- a CDS encoding IclR family transcriptional regulator, whose protein sequence is MKERVITEKKVPAIEKADKIFDFLYNKEKANQATISKELNIPKATTHRLLSVLTELNYLNFEDHLYSLGEKFSIFSNKNDKYTLIKNIAHPYLEELSLKFKETFKLSVLDDNVIRCIAKIVSGDLIKVSVNENSIYPLHAGAASKILICQLSESRLNKLLPPILPKYTENTITDREELKKELFKININKLSFDNMEHSEEIKAVAVPILTETNKIIAAISCPCFSDDLTQEKTNFLISEMKKSSSEISKRLKYFK, encoded by the coding sequence TTGAAAGAGAGAGTTATTACAGAAAAAAAAGTTCCTGCCATTGAAAAGGCTGATAAAATTTTTGATTTTTTATATAATAAGGAAAAAGCAAATCAAGCTACTATTTCAAAAGAATTAAATATACCTAAAGCTACTACTCATAGATTATTATCTGTATTAACAGAATTAAATTATTTAAATTTTGAAGACCATCTATATTCTCTTGGAGAAAAATTTTCTATTTTTTCAAATAAAAATGATAAATATACCTTAATAAAAAATATAGCTCACCCATATTTAGAAGAGCTTTCTTTAAAATTTAAAGAAACTTTTAAATTAAGTGTATTAGATGATAATGTAATTAGGTGCATAGCAAAAATTGTCAGTGGTGATTTAATTAAAGTTTCAGTAAACGAAAATTCTATTTATCCTTTACATGCAGGTGCTGCTAGTAAAATTTTAATTTGTCAACTTAGTGAAAGTAGATTAAATAAATTACTTCCACCTATTTTACCAAAATATACAGAGAATACAATTACTGATAGAGAAGAATTGAAAAAAGAACTTTTTAAAATTAATATTAATAAACTTTCTTTTGACAATATGGAACATTCAGAAGAAATTAAAGCTGTTGCTGTCCCAATTTTAACTGAAACAAATAAAATTATTGCTGCTATCAGTTGTCCTTGTTTTTCTGATGATTTAACTCAAGAAAAAACTAATTTTTTAATTTCTGAAATGAAAAAATCTTCTTCTGAAATTTCAAAAAGATTAAAATATTTTAAATAA